One genomic region from Pecten maximus chromosome 5, xPecMax1.1, whole genome shotgun sequence encodes:
- the LOC117328076 gene encoding uncharacterized protein LOC117328076 — protein sequence MEMLCHLFPLTSSWLQVTKDRDTDDNRTGTNIGFDEIIQKTRKYSPHSFLIGKGNVDITSLLFQGALSCGAKDFTVVFICPHPLDKIPSAVHGMPKPEAKILQHVHFQYLKSVEELMSYCASIHTRSVMPDVVMVDDLDQYVGQEKKGEHGLAKLCALLLDTVTFISSKNEREFCQLVVGCRECHDIQPYILEKFRLTPVQIEGTQILNQCKLSTKIESTEITVQYRVAQGAIFLEDIQLIQR from the exons ATGGAGATGTTGTGTCATCTGTTCCCACTTACATCATCATGGCTTCAAGTCACAAAGGATCGTGATACGGATGATAACCGAACAGGAACAAATATAGGCTTCGATGAAATTATACAAAAGACTCGAAAATATTCCCCACATTCTTTTCTCATTGGAAAAGGAAATGT AGACATTACAAGCCTGCTGTTTCAGGGAGCTTTGTCTTGTGGAGCGAAGGATTTCACGGTGGTATTCATCTGTCCCCATCCTCTTGATAAGATTCCTAGTGCTGTCCATGGCATGCCAAAACCTGAGGCAAAGATTCTCCAACATGTTCATTTTCA ATACCTTAAGAGTGTGGAGGAGTTAATGAGTTATTGTGCCTCTATTCATACACGATCAGTGATGCCAGACGTGGTAATGGTGGATGACCTAGACCAGTATGTAGGACAG GAGAAGAAAGGAGAACATGGCCTGGCTAAACTGTGTGCTCTTCTGCTCGATACTGTGACATTCATTAGCTCTAAAAA TGAAAGAGAATTTTGTCAGCTTGTTGTGGGTTGCCGAGAATGCCATGATATACAGCCCTACATCCTGGAGAAATTTAGGTTGACACCAGTTCAGATTGAAG GTACACAGATTTTAAATCAGTGCAAGCTGTCGACAAAAATAGAGAGCACTGAGATAACTGTACAGTACAGAGTGGCCCAGGGAGCAATATTTCTAGAGGATATCCAGCTAATACAAAGATGA